A region of bacterium DNA encodes the following proteins:
- a CDS encoding DUF2080 family transposase-associated protein → MKKQTKIELNGFEMLEKQVNKSGNSGRVYVPIEWVGKRVKIILLEQ, encoded by the coding sequence ATGAAAAAACAAACAAAAATAGAATTAAATGGCTTCGAAATGCTTGAAAAGCAAGTAAATAAAAGCGGGAATAGTGGACGTGTTTATGTACCAATTGAATGGGTTGGAAAAAGAGTAAAAATAATACTTCTGGAACAATGA